The following DNA comes from Candidatus Angelobacter sp..
TGATGGTCGCATTTCGCCCGACGACGCACTCACCCAGGCTTCGGCGATCCTGCAGCACCATCTCGACGTGTTCGTGGGTTACGACAAGAATGCAGTGGAGTTCGAGGAAGCCGAAACCAAACAGGACGACGAAAAGGCCAAGCTCAAGAAACTGCTGAACATGAGCGTCAACGAGATCGAATTGAGTGTCCGCGCGGCCAATTGTCTAAACAACGCGAACATAACGACCGTCGGACAGCTCGCGATGAAGACCGAGGCTGAAATGCTCAAATATCGCAACTTCGGCAAGAAATCACTCAACGAAATCAAAGAGAAACTGGCGGCGCTCGGGTTGACGTTGGGCATGAACATTGACCCGTCCCTCCTGGAGGCACCCAAGGAAGAGGCCAAAGTACTTTAAGCCCGGGGAATAGTTATGCGTCACAGGAAACGAACTGCGAAGCTGGGCCGGACCGGTGAGCACCGCAACGCGATGCTGGCAAACCTGGTTTGCAGCCTTATCAGACACAAGCGTGTAACCACGACCCTGGCAAAAGCGAAGGCGGCGCGTCCCGTCGCGGAGAAAATGGTCACACTTGGCAAGGCTGCCACCGTTCACGCGCGACGTCTTGTCGCCGCCCGCTTGCGTCACCCGGCCCGTACGCTCCATGGCAGCAAGGCCGAACGTGAAGCCTGGCGCAAAGACGAAGATGTCGTCCGCATTCTTTTTGAAGAATTGGCGCCGTCGTTCAAGGAGCGGAACGGGGGCTACACGCGCATAGTGAAGCTCGGAAAGCGCCAGGGAGACGCCGCCCAGCGTG
Coding sequences within:
- the rplQ gene encoding 50S ribosomal protein L17 produces the protein MRHRKRTAKLGRTGEHRNAMLANLVCSLIRHKRVTTTLAKAKAARPVAEKMVTLGKAATVHARRLVAARLRHPARTLHGSKAEREAWRKDEDVVRILFEELAPSFKERNGGYTRIVKLGKRQGDAAQRAILEWVDFIAGAPSEPAGSGSATHTAGAKK